The Urbifossiella limnaea genome has a window encoding:
- a CDS encoding type II toxin-antitoxin system RelE/ParE family toxin, with product MSLPVVVRPEADDDIVAARAWYDEQGAGLGARFAARLAAVIDRLSDVPELYGEVGPGVRAATVARFPYVVYYRPFADRVEVLAVLHGSRDPAAWQGRA from the coding sequence GTGAGCCTGCCGGTCGTCGTCCGCCCCGAGGCCGACGACGACATCGTCGCGGCCCGCGCCTGGTACGACGAGCAGGGGGCCGGGCTGGGTGCGAGGTTCGCGGCCCGGCTGGCCGCGGTGATCGACCGGCTCAGCGACGTGCCCGAACTGTACGGCGAGGTCGGCCCCGGGGTGCGGGCCGCGACGGTCGCCCGCTTCCCGTACGTCGTCTACTACCGGCCGTTCGCCGACCGGGTCGAGGTGCTGGCCGTGCTCCACGGCAGTCGCGACCCGGCCGCGTGGCAAGGCCGCGCCTGA
- a CDS encoding glycosyltransferase, whose translation MHVLFVHPNFPAQFGPVAFRLAATPGVRCTFVSQKREGVFRGVRCLKYAPRGGATEKTHYCSRTFENATWHATAVYEALAAAPDVRPDLVVGHSGFGSTLFLRDLYPGVPVVNLFEYFYHASDSDLDFRPDFPPRPADRLRARARNAMILLDLENCNRGYCPTAWQLGRFPAAYRPKLRTLFDGVDTTVWRPDPAAPRRVGGRAVPPGVKLVSYVSRGFESMRGFDVFMRAAKIVCDRRADVLFAVVGQDRVCYGGDERFTGGKTFKEWVLAQDRYDPDRFVFPGLLPEPELAALFAATDLHVYLTVPFVLSWSVFNALACGAVVLASDTAPVREVIEPGRTGLVAPFFDPGAFADSICAVLDDPAKYRHLGAAGAALVREKYAVDVCVPEFLRLCAEVRGIPGPG comes from the coding sequence ATGCACGTCCTGTTCGTCCACCCGAATTTCCCCGCTCAGTTCGGCCCGGTCGCGTTCCGCCTCGCCGCCACGCCGGGAGTGCGCTGTACGTTCGTGTCGCAGAAGCGGGAGGGCGTGTTCCGCGGCGTGCGCTGCCTCAAGTACGCCCCCCGCGGCGGCGCCACCGAGAAGACGCACTACTGCAGCCGCACCTTCGAGAACGCCACCTGGCACGCCACCGCCGTCTACGAGGCGCTGGCCGCCGCCCCGGACGTGCGGCCGGACCTCGTCGTCGGGCACAGCGGGTTCGGGTCCACGCTGTTCCTCCGCGACCTGTACCCCGGCGTGCCGGTCGTCAACCTGTTCGAGTACTTCTACCACGCTTCCGACTCCGACCTCGACTTCCGCCCCGACTTCCCGCCACGCCCCGCCGACCGCCTCCGCGCCCGCGCCCGCAACGCCATGATCCTCCTCGACCTGGAGAACTGCAACCGCGGGTACTGCCCCACGGCGTGGCAGCTCGGCCGCTTCCCCGCCGCCTACCGCCCCAAGCTCCGCACCCTGTTCGACGGCGTCGACACGACCGTGTGGAGGCCCGACCCGGCGGCGCCGCGGCGCGTCGGCGGGCGGGCCGTGCCGCCGGGGGTGAAGCTCGTGAGCTACGTGTCGCGCGGGTTCGAGTCGATGCGCGGGTTCGACGTGTTCATGCGTGCCGCCAAGATCGTGTGCGACCGCCGCGCCGACGTGCTGTTCGCGGTCGTGGGGCAGGACCGCGTGTGCTACGGCGGCGACGAGCGGTTCACCGGCGGGAAGACGTTCAAGGAGTGGGTGCTGGCCCAGGACCGCTACGACCCCGACCGCTTCGTCTTCCCCGGCCTGCTCCCCGAGCCGGAGCTGGCGGCGCTCTTCGCGGCGACGGACCTGCACGTGTACCTCACGGTGCCGTTCGTGCTGTCGTGGTCGGTGTTCAACGCCCTGGCGTGCGGCGCGGTCGTGCTCGCCTCCGACACCGCCCCGGTCCGCGAGGTGATCGAGCCGGGCCGGACCGGCCTCGTGGCGCCGTTCTTCGACCCCGGCGCGTTCGCGGATTCCATCTGCGCCGTGCTCGACGACCCGGCGAAGTACCGGCACCTGGGCGCCGCCGGCGCCGCGCTGGTCCGCGAGAAGTACGCCGTGGACGTGTGCGTGCCCGAGTTCCTGCGGCTGTGCGCGGAGGTGCGGGGGATTCCCGGCCCCGGCTGA
- a CDS encoding glycosyltransferase family 4 protein, whose amino-acid sequence MRLLFVKDSLAWPRSSGHDVHTYHMMRALAALGHRLGLLTASPPPPEAVAGLPLDWTGTFPPPGEPPRGPASQLGHLQEKFRDYWGVDPNRVAAVGAAADEWDADAVVVVGLNVLPYLGAVRGRARVWYAADEWFWHHASQVKLLDRRTWGEAKQALVKGLYERAYRSLLDRVWVVTEPDRRAMRWVAGVTGIDVVPNGVDGDYYTPLAAEQDERTCTFWGRLDFGPNVQALEWFCGAVWPRVRAAHPDARLRVFGFNPTAPVLALVGHDGVELAADLPDLRAEVARQQVVVLPFVSGGGIKNKLLEAAAMGKPVVCSPTALNGLRRPEEAGFVLPRTPAEWAEGLAGLWADAAKRASAGAAARAWVVAHHSWETAARTAEAGLKEAVRR is encoded by the coding sequence ATGCGCCTGCTGTTCGTGAAGGATTCGCTCGCCTGGCCGCGGTCGAGCGGGCACGACGTTCACACGTACCACATGATGCGCGCCCTGGCGGCCCTCGGGCACCGCCTCGGCCTCCTCACCGCCAGCCCGCCGCCGCCCGAAGCCGTCGCCGGCCTGCCGCTCGACTGGACGGGCACGTTCCCGCCGCCGGGCGAGCCGCCGCGCGGCCCAGCGTCGCAGTTGGGTCACCTCCAGGAGAAGTTCCGCGACTACTGGGGCGTCGACCCCAACCGGGTGGCCGCGGTCGGCGCCGCGGCCGACGAGTGGGACGCCGACGCGGTGGTGGTGGTAGGCCTGAACGTGCTGCCGTACCTGGGGGCGGTCCGCGGCCGGGCGCGGGTGTGGTACGCGGCCGACGAGTGGTTCTGGCACCACGCCAGCCAAGTGAAGTTGCTCGACCGCCGCACCTGGGGCGAGGCCAAGCAGGCGCTTGTGAAGGGGCTGTACGAGCGGGCGTACCGGTCGCTGCTGGACCGCGTGTGGGTGGTGACCGAGCCCGACCGCCGGGCCATGCGCTGGGTCGCCGGCGTGACGGGGATTGATGTCGTTCCCAACGGCGTGGACGGCGACTACTACACGCCGCTGGCCGCGGAGCAGGACGAGCGGACGTGTACGTTCTGGGGCCGGCTGGACTTCGGGCCGAACGTGCAGGCGCTCGAATGGTTCTGCGGCGCGGTGTGGCCGCGGGTGCGGGCGGCGCACCCGGACGCGCGGCTCCGCGTGTTCGGCTTCAACCCGACGGCGCCGGTGTTGGCGCTGGTCGGCCACGACGGCGTGGAGCTGGCCGCGGACCTGCCGGACCTGCGGGCGGAGGTCGCGCGCCAGCAGGTGGTGGTGCTGCCGTTCGTGAGCGGCGGCGGCATCAAGAACAAGCTGCTGGAGGCGGCGGCGATGGGCAAACCCGTGGTGTGTTCGCCGACCGCGCTGAACGGCCTGCGGCGGCCGGAGGAGGCGGGGTTCGTGCTGCCGCGGACGCCGGCGGAGTGGGCGGAGGGCTTGGCCGGGTTGTGGGCCGACGCGGCAAAGCGGGCGTCGGCCGGCGCCGCGGCGCGGGCGTGGGTGGTGGCGCACCACAGCTGGGAGACGGCGGCGCGGACGGCGGAGGCGGGGCTGAAGGAGGCGGTGCGGCGTTAG
- a CDS encoding addiction module protein, whose translation MAVTMEEFGIDRLTVDQRLELLGLIWDSVTAGGVPTPIPDWHRRELDRRIAAADADPGAARPWAEVRVRLLGGP comes from the coding sequence ATGGCGGTGACGATGGAGGAATTCGGGATCGACCGGCTGACCGTCGATCAGCGGCTCGAACTGCTCGGGTTGATCTGGGACAGCGTGACGGCGGGCGGGGTGCCGACGCCGATCCCCGACTGGCACCGTCGCGAACTTGACCGGCGGATTGCGGCCGCGGACGCGGACCCCGGCGCGGCTCGGCCGTGGGCGGAGGTCCGCGTCCGTCTGTTGGGTGGGCCGTGA
- a CDS encoding vWA domain-containing protein — protein MSDTSLFLSTRPAYPWSADPLGLPALGAVALLLVLLTLWTYLGHANATRRRVLVVMGLRLAALAVTLLTALRPSVGFQEEPKVPSLLLIGVDTSESMTVKDEVNNQPRAEAVRRALDRAKPLLDELAAEQNVKVELFAFSTPDFSPGTSRYEADTPSLGKRSDYGSYLNKTYDHTQAERFVRGHLLIGDGADNGTAFAAAAEAARWGRRNVPVTTFTVGSESTTGTARDLSVAALSLDPSPAPVKTEVTVNARVHAYGYAGTRVRARVLFDDKEVAAEDVPLPKDRDNEVKLVVKAPEKPGEVKVRVEVGRDVDGKIEPLPGEVSGLNNQSETYLTVTKEGVRVLVIDQYRPENARLLDALRSEKRFDVVAVWRQAAFPASPEDRALLDLEAQNYDVVVVGNVSYELLASADSKLPEQLVERVTKKGMGLLFLGGEAAFTGFPAAPAAPPGARPWTVGDLLPVVPSPGDIIETATKDGRPLKTYQTVPTAKGLDDSVLTLDRDPAKSRELWDQLNAGGRPPRPRISGLVRMSRKPGATLYAWATNDDVTVPAGSIHVEKGKEKGDALLVGHQIGEGAKGRVLAFGGYDSYLWERLGQPKARQGTELHHRFWRQCVLWLAHQEEEEGQVFARPEFRRLAVAGDQTIRVGVKSALGGEEANPDIEVKVLPPGSTDEAKAARQTLLRDAKGSKVLFRPPSPGEYTVVVTAPLKDKDGNVVPGQRLRGTARFLAYPEVSDEMLNVAADHRFLERLATASGGKALRLEDLSAFLRELKGQPLEVLKPKPRYLPDWRRNHSKGFLPAWLVLFVTLLGVEWGLRRYWGMV, from the coding sequence ATGTCCGACACGAGTCTGTTCCTGTCCACGCGGCCGGCGTACCCGTGGTCCGCCGACCCGCTCGGGCTCCCCGCCCTCGGCGCCGTCGCGCTGCTGCTCGTGCTCCTCACCCTGTGGACGTACCTCGGCCACGCCAACGCCACCCGCCGGCGCGTGCTCGTCGTCATGGGGCTGCGCCTCGCCGCGCTCGCCGTCACGCTGCTCACGGCGCTCCGCCCCAGCGTCGGCTTCCAGGAAGAACCCAAGGTTCCCTCGCTGCTGCTGATCGGCGTGGACACGTCGGAGAGCATGACGGTGAAGGACGAGGTGAACAACCAGCCGCGGGCCGAGGCCGTGCGGCGGGCGCTCGACCGCGCCAAACCGCTGCTCGACGAGCTGGCCGCCGAGCAGAACGTGAAGGTGGAACTGTTCGCCTTCAGCACGCCCGACTTCTCGCCGGGCACGAGCCGCTACGAGGCCGACACGCCAAGCCTCGGCAAGCGCTCCGACTACGGCAGCTACCTCAACAAGACCTACGACCACACGCAGGCCGAGCGCTTCGTCCGCGGCCACCTGCTGATCGGCGACGGGGCCGACAACGGCACCGCCTTCGCCGCCGCCGCCGAGGCCGCGCGGTGGGGCCGCCGCAACGTCCCCGTCACCACCTTCACCGTCGGCTCCGAGAGCACCACGGGCACCGCCCGCGACCTGTCCGTCGCCGCGCTCAGCCTCGACCCGTCGCCGGCGCCGGTGAAGACAGAAGTGACGGTCAACGCCCGCGTCCACGCCTACGGCTACGCCGGCACCCGCGTCCGCGCCCGCGTGCTGTTCGACGACAAGGAAGTCGCCGCCGAGGACGTGCCGCTGCCGAAGGACCGCGACAACGAGGTGAAGCTCGTCGTGAAGGCGCCGGAGAAGCCCGGCGAGGTGAAGGTGCGGGTGGAAGTGGGCCGCGACGTGGACGGCAAGATCGAGCCGCTGCCCGGCGAGGTGTCGGGGCTGAACAACCAGTCGGAGACGTACCTGACCGTGACGAAGGAGGGCGTCCGCGTTCTCGTGATCGACCAGTACCGGCCCGAGAACGCCCGGCTGCTCGACGCGCTGCGCTCCGAGAAGCGGTTCGACGTGGTGGCGGTGTGGCGCCAGGCGGCGTTCCCCGCGTCGCCCGAGGACCGCGCGCTGCTCGACCTGGAGGCGCAGAACTACGACGTGGTGGTGGTCGGCAACGTGTCCTACGAGCTGCTGGCGAGCGCCGACTCGAAGCTGCCCGAGCAGCTGGTCGAGCGCGTGACCAAGAAGGGGATGGGCCTGCTGTTCCTCGGCGGCGAGGCGGCGTTCACCGGCTTCCCGGCCGCGCCGGCGGCGCCGCCCGGGGCGCGGCCGTGGACGGTCGGCGACCTGCTCCCGGTGGTGCCGTCGCCCGGCGACATCATCGAGACGGCGACGAAGGACGGCCGGCCGCTGAAGACCTACCAGACGGTGCCGACCGCAAAGGGGCTCGACGACAGCGTGCTGACACTCGACCGCGACCCGGCGAAGTCGCGCGAGCTGTGGGACCAGCTGAACGCCGGCGGCCGCCCGCCGCGGCCGCGGATCAGCGGCCTGGTTCGCATGTCGCGCAAGCCCGGGGCGACGCTCTACGCCTGGGCCACGAACGACGACGTCACCGTTCCCGCGGGGAGCATCCACGTCGAGAAGGGGAAGGAGAAGGGCGACGCGTTGCTGGTGGGCCACCAGATCGGCGAGGGGGCGAAGGGCCGGGTGCTGGCGTTCGGCGGGTACGACTCGTACCTGTGGGAGCGGCTCGGCCAGCCGAAAGCCCGACAGGGGACCGAGCTGCACCACCGGTTCTGGCGGCAGTGCGTGCTGTGGCTCGCGCACCAGGAGGAGGAAGAGGGCCAGGTATTCGCGCGGCCCGAGTTCCGCCGGCTGGCCGTGGCCGGCGACCAGACCATCCGCGTCGGCGTGAAGTCGGCGCTCGGCGGCGAGGAGGCGAACCCGGACATCGAAGTGAAGGTGCTGCCGCCGGGCTCGACGGACGAGGCGAAGGCGGCGCGGCAGACGCTGCTGCGCGACGCGAAGGGGTCGAAGGTGCTGTTCCGCCCGCCGTCGCCGGGCGAGTACACGGTGGTCGTCACCGCGCCGCTGAAGGACAAGGACGGCAACGTGGTGCCGGGTCAGCGGCTGCGCGGCACGGCTCGGTTCCTGGCGTACCCGGAGGTGAGCGACGAGATGCTGAACGTGGCCGCCGACCACCGCTTCCTGGAGCGCCTGGCGACCGCGAGCGGCGGCAAGGCGCTGCGGTTGGAGGACCTGTCGGCGTTCCTGCGGGAGCTGAAGGGTCAGCCGCTCGAGGTGCTGAAGCCGAAGCCGCGCTACCTGCCGGACTGGCGGCGGAACCACTCGAAGGGTTTTCTTCCGGCGTGGCTGGTGCTGTTCGTGACGCTCCTGGGCGTCGAGTGGGGTCTGCGCCGGTACTGGGGGATGGTGTGA
- a CDS encoding NUDIX hydrolase, with the protein MNDASDRATRTWSGDWRNRVIVRVRALGYPSVAAFLESIPAETYKAASDRLGDDVAPIQLELAQFAEARRSGTVRAAAMDSLVREATQHIPGGWPDDPVGHFGLGGVYVCWAIRVEDVQVALRAKADAVWAALTALSPPAGWLPTRVDDPLIVAAFDSGWPP; encoded by the coding sequence GTGAACGACGCATCCGACCGCGCAACTCGGACGTGGTCAGGCGACTGGCGTAACCGGGTTATTGTCCGCGTCCGGGCGCTCGGCTATCCGTCAGTGGCGGCATTCCTGGAGAGCATCCCGGCCGAGACCTATAAAGCAGCGTCAGACCGACTCGGCGACGACGTGGCTCCGATCCAGTTAGAACTCGCGCAGTTCGCAGAAGCCCGGCGCTCGGGCACAGTTCGCGCGGCGGCAATGGATTCGTTGGTTCGGGAAGCAACCCAGCACATTCCCGGCGGCTGGCCCGATGATCCGGTAGGGCATTTCGGCCTCGGCGGCGTGTACGTCTGCTGGGCGATTCGAGTGGAAGATGTGCAGGTGGCCCTGAGAGCGAAGGCCGACGCCGTGTGGGCGGCGCTGACGGCTCTCTCGCCGCCGGCCGGGTGGCTCCCGACGCGCGTCGATGACCCGCTGATTGTCGCGGCATTTGACAGCGGTTGGCCGCCGTGA